The Aspergillus luchuensis IFO 4308 DNA, chromosome 6, nearly complete sequence genome segment CATCAGGGCAGCTCCAACCTTGGCCTTCACACGAGCTGACCAAGCAACGGCAGGGTCATCCTGCTCCAGGTTTCGGACAATGGTGTGCCACTTTGCCCGACCGTCTTTTTGTTTGCGAAGGGAGAGGGTTTGCTTAACCGCCTTGAGTCGTGCAGCATCAGCTGCAGATTCTTTCTTGAGAGTGAGTTCAGCGAGGAATTCATCATGGAGTTCGGAGCCGATTCCAGTAGCGATCGAAGCGAGCTTGAGTCCTGAATCCATGCCTCCCCGTCCAAACGAAGACAAAACGCTCAGGATGGTGAGAGCAGCCAGCTTGTCCGAGTCAACGCAACGCAAAAAGACGCCGTATTCGCAGCGCTCCGTATCCTCCAACGTCCGAGGGGGCTTGGCCTCCGATTGTTCCACAAGCTTCAGCTCCGCCTCGATTCGGGACACAAGATCGGTGTGCCATTGGTTGATGATACTGCCCAGGCGCTTCTCGCTTCCAGTAGTATTAAGGCCGGCCTTCTGTCGGTCAATGGTCTCTTGCCTCCAGCGGTTGAGGGCCGCCTGGATAGAATTGGCTTCGAGCTGTTTTTGTCTGGACAGGTTGTACATTTCTCGGGACTCCGCATCTGTGTACTCGCCTTCCGCGGGGGCGGACACCTTCGAAGGACCGTTAAAAAGCGAAAGCGATTCCCTCAAAGAAGAGAGACCGAGACCCTTCTGTTCGACGGCTTTGACTTCCGGCAGATCGGCTGCATCCGCGAGGGGATCTTCAGTAACAGCGTTGCTATCCAAGCTACCCATTGAGACGCGCTGGATATCGGAGGAACAGATCTATTCGACGTTGCTATTAGCAAAAATGATCAAATGCAAATACTTGAATCAAACTCACCTCTGATAGCTCACCAACTTCCAGTTCAGAGAGAACAGGAGCAGCCAGAACTTCCTCTTCAAGAGAGGCATTCTTCGCAAATTCCCAGTATCTGCGCACTGCTCGATCACGCTTGGTACCGTGGAACATACGCAGAGCCATCCGAATCATCACTGCATAGGTTGTCGCGTCGGGAACCACACCAGATGCCGGCAGGTCAACTTCGAAGAACTTCTGCATTGGCAAAACAAGGTTGTGCTGCCTCGTCAAGATCATCTGCGAAACCATGCCCTCGAGGTAGCGGTTGTGAAGGGCCAGGTACTTAGGAGAAGCTGGGGGATAGCATCCTCTAAGTCTGGAAAGGAGAATAGCAGCACGATCGTAGCGGTGAAGTCTCAATGAAAGGTCGAAGTTTGCCagcatttcttcttcatcaccaccaagACCCTTCACTCTCCGCAACACCTTCGGTTTCGTTTGTAGTGCATCATCCACGATGACCAAAGAGGAGGGATCGAATTCATGGGcgaggggagagaaaaacGAGGACAGGTGGTGATCGAAGTACTGCTCGGGGTTATACGCAGGCGATTCGAAAGATCCATACGACCCTTGGTCAATGGCGGACTGGTCGGCGGCAGTGGCGAGGCTTCGACTCGACTGGAAGGATGGCCGGCGAGGACGTTCCTGGGGGGTGCTTGCAACTGTGTTTGTAAAAGCGGAGGGTCGACTCGATTGAGAATGAAGTCTCAGTGTTGCAGGTGAAGGCAATACCGAGCGCCCCTTTGCAAGGCGCAGACGAGCGAAGGCATTTTTCTGAAGAGCAACACGGGACAACATGATACACGAACACCGCTAGACGCGATGATAGACAATTAGAGGTATATCGCTGATTATTTGCAATTATAAAGAAGGGAGATGATTAGATGCAAAACAAAACAGGGCGTCTAAAAAACTATAGTAGAGAAGGAAGTCGGAAATAGATGCAGGATGGATGCAAATGACCCAGATAAAAAACCTATCAGATGGTGCACATCTATCCAATCTGACAAGCCGTCCTGCAGCCCTTCAACGACCGAGGAAGGGAacaaaagagggaaaggaaagggaggatggggaggaggagagagaagagaaaaaggcgTGAAGGCGAGAACTGCGAAACGGATCTCCAGTCGAGACGGAGACTTCGGCGGACGGAAATGAAAATTGGTCCACCGCCCCGATTGGGCGATAAGGCACGTGAGTGGCACgtgatgttctggaagatcgTCGGTGTTTTCCCGCGCGCTCATTGGCTGGAGGCTTCGTCTGTGTTTTCTTCCATTGATTTCGTCCAGCAGCGATGATCTCGACGGCAAATGGAACAGGCCCACTAAAGCAATGCGTAGAGCACTGAGCTTTTCAGGAGCTGCATGCTTCACCATATTCTCCATCGCCAGAGAAAATATGGTTGTTCCGGCTCCCCTAAAGTCTATTCTCCACCATACAAACTTAGCCGTGAGGTACTGCCTACAGCCTTTACTACAATGTACATGCCTTTCGAAGTTTCCAAGCTTATGTGCAAGTCATTCAGCATTCGTAATTTTGCATATCATATTACCCCCGTCCAATGCAGCTAATCACCCTTCCGTTGTCCTCTCAGCAGACTGCTGTTCCTCCCGCTGCTTCATGCGGTTCTGTTTCATAGCCCAGCCCGTCATCTCCGGTCGTGCAGGATCAATCCGCGGCGCACTCATCGTATCCAGATAACTCTCACTATCGATCGCCGACTGCAGCTGCGGCAGACTATCCACATCCTGATGCATCATGTAGTTCTCGTACAATTGCCACGACTCCTCAGTCTGCCAGACAAAACACACCCACATTAGCAAGCATTCCCATAAACCCAAggaatcaacatcaaccagtATAACACTCACCTCAGCATCAACCCACTCATaatccttccacttctcatcctgcatcttcttcaaaAGATCCAGATTGCCCGCAACCTGCGCCgcctcaccatcctccgcgGCCTTGATCTTAACATCAATAGCCCTAGCCTCGCTCTCACCGGGAcgatcctcctcgccctccttcctcgccttccccttGCCCTTCGTAGGCATCTCATCCAAAGCATCAAGGTGATGAAGCTGCGGATGTAACTGCACAACAGCCGAAACAGGCGAAAGATGCAACTTGTCTATCCCCAAACAAAACCCCATTAGCCCATGCCTCCCCAACTAAAACAAAGGAATCAACTTACCCCCCCTAAAAGCCGCCAACATATAAACCGGATCGCCATCCTCAGGACTCTTTATCCTCCCACCCAGCGTCTGcaccctcatcaacgacgCCGTCTCACTCTTCGCATCCGCcgcatcctccatcttcaccttcgcCGgcgcaccaccagcacccccGGAACTAAACCCACCCGCCATACCAAACGCGCCGCCTTCGCGCGcactcttgctcttcttcaatgCATCACCGTAGCGCAATCCCTTGCTGACATCGTAATTCACGCGTGTGTTGATGGGGACGTCGACTTCCACCAGCCCCGTCTTGGGCTTCAGGCGGAAGGAGGTGGGTTTCTGGCCGTGGCGGTCGTCATATGCGGAGCCCGTGGGTCGGTCGAGGTATTGGAGGACGTAGCGCGAGATTTCTGAGTCGGTGAGGCAGATGTCGTAGGAGGCGATGACGGGGTCGTCGGTGGGGTCCATGGTGGGTAGGTaggttgggtggatgggcgTTGTTGGGGTGgtaattataagaaagtGGTCATGGGTTGAGGGATCGTGGGAGACTGATTAGAGGGATTTAGGGGTATAATAAATGGGAGGAGAGCTTGCAATGGCTGCGTGCTTTGCGGGGTGTTCGGGTTTTTCTTGcaactttttctttgctttatcggaggcggaggaggtttGATAAGCTGCCCGCTTGCAGAATCTATGGGTTTACACCGCCTTCTTGTTTGAGGGGTAGATCTATaagggaagaagcagtctACAATCATGTCTAAGAGTAAAGGATCTAGTAGTTTACTAATTGCCAGCTAGTGGCTGTTAGAGTAACTATCGGAAAAGTGTACATTTTACAATCACAGCTATGAATGCAGATGCGACAATAATTTGGTCATCAACAGTATGTACAGAACAGCTGTATCGTCGTAAAACTCATAAAACTTCTTGATGTATAACAGTATCACATGAATGCCGACTATTCAAAGGCATTATTTTTGGGATATCTCCAACGTCtactcctcgtcctcgtcatcttcagcaaCCTGTAGAAGTTGTTAGTAATGTGTCAAATGGAATGGATAAAAAAGGGTCAACATACTCCTTCGTGGAAGTTCTGTCCGTCAGTGGTCGCCTTGATGACACCCGCACGGATACACCAATCTCCGAATCTCTCAGGGGTCTCGCCATCAGTGTTACGCTCCTGGGAGTAACGCTTGAGAAGACCCTTCATGATATCGAggatctcatcctccttaATCGAAGAGCGGTAGAGCTTGTTCAGACGCTGGCCGTGGTAACCACCACCGAGGTACATGTTGTACGCACCGTAGGCCTTACCAACGAAAGCAACTTCAGCAAGCCAGGGTCTGGCACAGCCGTTGGGGCAACCAGTCATACGCATGACAATGCTGTCGCTGGCCAAACCAACCTCCTCAAGAGTGGACTCCAGCTTGCCGATAAGGACCGGGAGGTAACGCTCGGACTCAGCCATGGCGAGACCACAGGTAGGGAAGGCAACacaagcagaggaagaaagacgcAGACCGCTGAAGGAGGTGTTGTCGAGCTTGTACTGAGCCATCAGCTCCTTGATGGCGGGAAGGTCTGCATCCTCAATGTTGGACAGGATCAAGTGCTGGTTACCGGTGAGACGGAACTCGCCCTTGTCGAGCTTGGCAAGCTCACGCAGACCAGTGCGCATCTTGAAGTCAGCGGTGTCCTCAATACGTCCGTTCTCGATGAAGAACGTGAAGTGGTTGAGACCCTTCTCGTCCTTCAGCCAGCCGAAGGTATCAACGTTCGAAACGAACTTGAAGGGACGGGGCTCGGCAAAGCGCAGGCCCTCGGGAAGAAGGGcctcgaccttctccttgtagGCATCCACGCCCATGTCGTCGATGGTGTACTTTAGACGAGCGTGCTTACGGTTCTTGCGGTCACCGTGGTCACGCTGGACGAGCATGATCTTCTCACAGACAATGTGAGCCTGGTCAGCAGGGACGTAACCGAACATGCGTCCCGTCTGGGGGTAggtcttcttgttgttgtgagTAGCACccataccaccaccggcaGTGATGTTGAAACCTTCGAGGTGTCCATCGGCGCCCTTGATGGCGATCAGACCAATATCGTGTGCGTAGACATCGGTATCGTTGTGGGGAGGAATGGCAATGGTGATCTTGAATTTACGGGGAAGGTAAGTGGGACCGTAAAGCGGCTCATGGTCAACAACAGCGTCGCCCGCAACCTGGACCTTCTTgtcgtcctcatccttcaaCCAGATCTCGTGATACGCAGTAGTCGCGGGAAGCAAGTGATCACTGATCTTCTGGGCGACGGCGTGCGTCTCACGGTGGAAGTAAGAAAGCTCAGGGAGGGAACTGCACATGACGTTACGGTTGACATCACCGCAAGCAGCAATGGTGGTCATGAGCGACTTGTTGATAGCGCGCATTGCGCCGCGGAGCTTGCGCTTGATAACACCGTGGAACTGGAAGGTCTGTCTGGTAGTCAACTTCATGGTCTCGTTACCATGAGAGCTACTGATAGCATCCATCTGCAGCCACTGGAGGGGAGTGGCCACACCACCGGGCAGTCGACAACGGATCATGAAGCTGTAAGCAGGCTCAAGACCCTGGGCCTTGCGCTCATCACGGACATCACGGTCATCCTGCATGTAAGTACCGTGGAACTTGGTGAGCTGCTGGTCACTGGCGGAGATGGCACCAGTGGTTTCATCCAGCAGTCCCTCGGCGATGGTACCACGCAGGTAGTTGGACTGGATCTTGATATCCTCGTTAGTCAACGGTGCAGGCTCCTCCGGCAAACCCTCGACCTTGTCCACACCCAGAGCCTGCCAGAGACGAGGCTCCCACTCGGAATAGCCGGTCTGGAAGGCATCGGGATCTTGGTCGTCACCGAGTCCAATGTCGGTCAGCTTGCGTCCACCAAGGAAGGCGATACGAGCATCAAGGTCCTTGGCGGGCTTGTTGTAGTAGATTCTGTCTTCCTTGCGCGGCCAGTAGTGGCTGTCACCAAGACCGAAAACGGAGTAGTTGATGGAAGACAGATCCAAGTCACCGGTGTTCTTCACGAACTCCCACAGGCCACGGCCATTCTGGGGAAATTCACCCTGACCGGCAGTACTGGAGATGAAGACCACGTTTTCTTCGGTGGCGAGATCATCAAGGGGATAGTC includes the following:
- a CDS encoding uncharacterized protein (COG:S;~EggNog:ENOG410PQ1V;~InterPro:IPR006886;~PFAM:PF04801;~go_component: GO:0005634 - nucleus [Evidence IEA];~go_process: GO:0006351 - transcription, DNA-templated [Evidence IEA]), encoding MDPTDDPVIASYDICLTDSEISRYVLQYLDRPTGSAYDDRHGQKPTSFRLKPKTGLVEVDVPINTRVNYDVSKGLRYGDALKKSKSAREGGAFGMAGGFSSGGAGGAPAKVKMEDAADAKSETASLMRVQTLGGRIKSPEDGDPVYMLAAFRGDKLHLSPVSAVVQLHPQLHHLDALDEMPTKGKGKARKEGEEDRPGESEARAIDVKIKAAEDGEAAQVAGNLDLLKKMQDEKWKDYEWVDAETEESWQLYENYMMHQDVDSLPQLQSAIDSESYLDTMSAPRIDPARPEMTGWAMKQNRMKQREEQQSAERTTEG